CGGCGGCCTTGTATCAGTTAACACAAATAGCCGATAGAAGCGTTGGTTGGGGAGCCGATACAGCCACAAAAGCGCACAAAAAGTATATCGACCGTTTAATTGCAAAGGCGCTAGAAGCCTAAGCTTTAAAGGTAATTAATAAACTTAGGCCACAATATATTGTGGCCTTTTTTAAGCACTAAATATAAATAGTGCCTTTTAAATACCTAACAGCATGACCTATTAATGTAACGGTAGTATCACCCACTTCACATTGTATAAAACCACCTCGACTTGAGGCCTGATACGCATTTAAGTTATTTTTACCTAATTGCTGCGCCCAATAAGGGGCAAGCCCAGTATGAATAGAGCCCGTAACAAAGTCTTCTTCCCCGCCACTGGCTGGCCAAAAATAACGAGATACTATGTCGTATTCAGCAGAGCTTGCTGTTGCAACAACATCAAGTGGGTATAAGGTTTTTAAAAGTGCCGAGTCGGTCGTTAGCTCATGGATTTGCTGAGCATTTTCGTAAATAGCAAAGTAAGCTTGACGATTTTTCAGCACCTTAACTGGTTGTATAGACAACCCATTAATTAAGGCTTTGGGTACTTCATTTACCTCTGAAGGCGCTTGCTTAGGAAAGGTCATGGCAAAACTGCCATCACTATTTTTATTTACTATTAGCTCTCCCACCGCATCAGCAATAAAGCGCACTTGCGATACATTATGCTCTTCACACAAAACATAGGCAGCCGCTAAAGTAGCATGGCCACAAAAATCGATTTCCATTAACGGCGAAAACCAACGAATAGCATAACTGCCATCAGCCTGCAGGCAAGTAAACGCGGTTTCGGATACGTTGTTTTCAGCGCCAATATTAAGCATTAACTCATCGCTTAACCACGACTCAAGCGGGATCACCGCGGCATAATTGCCTTTAAATAACGAACTTGTAAACGCATCAATTTGATGAATAGTTAGCTTCATAATTTAAACTCATAATTATTTAGAGATTAAACCTGCCACAACATTAAAAAATAATCACGTTTAATTTTCAGCTTCAAAGCTAAGCCATTACTGGGCGCATTTTATAATATTGCATACATGCAAATTGCACCGCGTTTGTAAGCAGTAACATAACAAACATTAAAATATGAGATGTACTTGGCAGTGCACTACTAAGTTCGACAAACAAACCACAAGAGCCGGCAATAAACTGCAAGCTAAAATAGCGAGCACTTAAATTACTAATATTGCCGCTACGTAGGGTTTTATAGGTTTGCGGCATAACTCGAACAGAGCTCATAACAAGCCCTACATAAGTTAAAGCATTAAGCACTACAGCGGTATCAAGCGTGGTATTGAGCAATAATGAGAAAGGGAGTAACGAAAAAACAAGCATTGCAACAAGCTGTACTCGTTCGCGTTTTGCAGCGTTATAGCGTGCAAAGTAATATAAAATTAAGCCACTCAACGCACCGGTTACAAAAAATGGTAACGCAATAAAATAGCGCTCAAAATATAGGTTATAGGCTATAAAGTAGAGGCTTTGGGCTAATCCAAATGTCATCATCAGTAACGATAATCCCGACACACTACGGTTTTTTCTAATTTTGCTTAATAACGGTAAAAAGCTAAAAACTAAAATAAATGCCGATAAAATAGGTAAGTAGTGAGCCAAAACAACCTCGCTCGTTAATAAAATGCTAATAAAAACCCCAAATAAAACAATTAATAAACATATGTTTTTTAAAGGATTTTAAAAGGAGCGCGCATTGTAATGATGAATATATTTTACTCAACAAAATAACATAAACCTATTATGGGCACTGGCAAGATAGCTGTACAAAAAGCGTTACTTTAAATGAACACTAAAGTAATTATTGTGCATTCGTCGCACAACTATGAAATAAAACTGATAATTGTTATCATGCGCAGGTCTGGAGCAATTACACTAAATAAACCATGAGAAAAACACTTTTTAAAATTCACAGCTGGGTAGCCCTTATTGCGCTGATCCCGCTATTTGTTATTAGTATTACTGGCAGCGTATTAGTCTTTAAAAGCGAGATTGATGGCCTATTAATGCCAGATAGCCACTTTGTTGTTAAAGAGCAAGCAAAGCGCCTACCTATTGATACGCTAATAGCAAAAACACAAACCACTTACCCCGAATATGTGGTGGGCAGCTGGGAAATTTTTAATAACGATACCGCTGATCGGGTTTATTTAATAAAACGCGGCACCGAGGATTGGTATAAATTTCATTTAGACCAATACACAGGTGATATTCTTTCAGAGCCTGTGGGCACTAGCCATTACTTTACTGATTGGTTTTTAGATTTACATTACACCTTTTTACTTAACGATTTAAAAAATTTACCAGGGCAAACAGGCACTGTTTTAGGCTTCTTTTTTGCGGTATTTTTTTTAGTATTAGGTATTACAGGCCTTATTATTTATCGTAAATTTTGGCAGCGCTTATTTAGCGTACGCTGGCGTGCAACGCTGCAAATAGTGCTAAGCGACATCCATAAAATGACCGGCGTCATTGGCTCGCCAATTATTATTATTTTAGCAATCACAGGCGGCTACTTTAACGGCGCAGTGTGGTACCACGAAGTAATTGAACATGCAGAAGAAGAGCACTTTGTATTAACTAAAAACTTATACAATGAGGAAATCTCTTTTCAACATGTGCTTGATGACAGCCAAAAACAAATACCTACTTTTAACGGTACATTTTTAGTGATGCCGCTTGAGCCTGACGAAAACATAACCTTATTCGGTGAGGTAGATACTAGCAACCCGCTTGCCAGTGAATATGCCAATACCGTTACCTACAATAAGCTAACGGGTGAACATATGGCTAACTGGGACATTCGCGAAGTGGGTGTTGGTTGGCAAGTAATTGATAGCTTTAGAAAGCTACACTTTGGTTATTTTGCAGGTTTAATTAGTAAAATACTGTGGTGTGTTATTGGTTTAAGCCCTGTGTGGCTTGGTGGTACAGGTTTTTACTTGTGGTTTACCCGCCGTAAACGTAAAAAGCAATCACAAAAAAATCGCTTAAGTAAGCACCGCACTGTAAGTGCTTGATTAAAAATTCACCTCATTGTAATGTTAAAAATCACAATGAGGTGATTTATGAAATATCTAGTTTTTACACTTAGCCTTTTTTTAACAGCCTGCAATAGCACCCCACCCGCAGTGCCAATTAAAAAGGTGCAGCTTACACAGGTAATTAACCACTCTCTTTTCAAGCATGTTGCAACCCCTAGCGAACACAGTATTTTTGAGCTTCCAAAACCCGAAAAAGAGAAGTTTTTAGCATACGCGCACACACGCTTGAATGAGGTTCGCGCTGATGAGATTATTTTCAATTACCTAGAAAACCAACTTACCAACTTTAAGTATCACGGCGATACACTAACATCTAAGCAAGCGATAGAACGCTCACAAGGCAACTGTATTAGCTTAGCCATATTGACTCAAAGCTACGCCACGCTTTTAGGTCTCGATACCAGTTTTCAAGAAATGACCAGCGAACCTGTGTACGCCAAAGAAGGCAATTTAGTCTATATAGCCAATCACTTTAGGACCAAAGTTTATGCGCCAGAACAGGAAACTGATGATAACTACCTTGTATTTATTCGCCCTGGTACGTTAATAGACTACTTTCCAACCCGCGGTAGCTTTTATGCCGGCAGCGCCACGTATAATGATTTACTGGCTAAGTTTTATAGCAATTTAGCTGCAGCGGCATTAGCTAAAAATAAACTAAATACAGCCTACTCTCTTATTGTGCAGGCTAATTCATTCACCCCTAACGATCCTGAGCTGTTTAATATTACAGGTATATTGCACCGCCGTGCGGGAGATTTAAAAGGCGCTCAACTAATTTATCAAACCGCCCTCAATAGAAGTGATATAAGTATAAACTTGATTAATAATTACCGGCTGCTCGCAAAAGAGCTTGGCGATACAGCCCTTGAAAAACAATTAACAAGCCAATTAATTAATGAAGAAAAAGACCCATACGAGCTACTGGTTATTGCTAAAAACAACCTGCAAGAGGGCAAGGTCACTCAAGCTAAAAACCATCTTGAGTCAGCAATTGCAAAAGCGCCTTACATATCAGAGCTTTATTTAGAACTTGCAAAAATTCGTTATCAACAAGGTAAAACTAAGCAAACACAAACCTTGCTTGAAAAAGCCATTCAATATGAGCGAAGCAGTGAAAAGCTCAACGTATACCAAGCAAGATTAGCGACTTTAGAGGTTAATAGGTAACACTAATTTTAGAAGTTAAATCTACAATAATGCCCTAAAAGCTATTACCCGCAAAACAGCAATCAGATTAAGTGTGGTTACCTACAATTAATGCACGAGTTAAATTATTGGCTAAATAAAGAAACAGACACCTCAATCCTCGCACATCCAAAAAAAGGTGATAGCGAGTCTCTTAGAGTCTAAATCACTTCCAAAGTACTCAGATGCACTGTGAACAATATTTCCTTTAAATACAATTAAACGATTAAACCGGTTCTCAATGTCTAAATCTTTATACCATGCACTATATGGAAGACTAGTTACATTTAGAGCATCAACAAGGTTTGCAAATGGTGGATCTACAACATTCCCCCCAGCGGCTTCATTTGCATACTTTAAACGATAAAAAGATGTGCCTGCTGAGGCTATTGGATTGGGGGTCAAATATAAAACGGCTGCGTACCTACATAAATAACGATTATCTACGTGTGGTCTAGAGGCCCCTTCTTCAGCTCCAACCAAAATTGCTGTATTGGTATCAACTACCACTTTATTGGAATCAGCAACCCAAAGCTTATTTTTTTTTATAACTGACTTAACGTATTTCTCTATTTTTTTTAGCTGCTTATGATTTAAAGCATTTGGTGTACGCATCCCCGGCCAAAGCTCTTTAGTGTATGGTTTTCCATATTTCCACACTTCCCTTTCTAAACAAGAAGAGCGAATAGCCATTGCTTCTTCATATTTAAAAAAATCATCAGCAACCCAGTAGTTACTACCAAGCTCAGGTTTTTCATATCTCAACTCTGGAGAATTTGAAGGAACGCTTGGCAGAGCGATACCTTCGGGTACTTTCAAATGTTTAAATGACATGACATGAATACTTTTTTATTAGAATAATAATTAATATAACATTTACCTTATAGACGTTTAAAGCGAATAGTAAAAGCTTAGCCAAGCGCGCATTTCATCATCAAAGCTGTCACCTTCCACACGTGATAACCCCATATTAAAAGTTAAGTCGTTCAACCCTGCAGGGCCTAAGCCAAAATTAAAGTCACCTTGGTATTTTAAGCCGTAACTTTGTGCATAAACTACATCATCCAACTGATGCTGTGTGTAATAAAGCCATGGCATGCCCTCTTTTAAGCTAAACCCGCCTCCATAGCCTTGATAGCGCTGTGCGGTTGCACTGTAAAAAGGGAGCGCCGATGCAAGCACAAACTCACTGTTTTGGTTCTGGTTAATTAAGTTTGAGCTAAATCCACCTAGCACTAAGCTGCTATCATCGCGTTGCTTTTGGGTAAAATTAATATAAAGCGGAACATCAAACGCCCTGCCAAAAATTTGCGCGGCTAAATCGTATCCTTGCCAGCTGTTGTTTTTACTACTGCCATCGTAATAACGCGCATTTACTTTTTGGCCTATTGCGAATGTTTGGCGGTCGTATTGCCAACTTTGCGCTATGCCTAATCGGGTCCATTGATTATAGTTTTGCTTATAATCGGTATAGTTATAGGCAAGTTCTGGGGTTGCTTTAAACTGCGAAAACCTAAGCGGGTAGCTTATAGCTGCAAAGCCACCACGTGCCGATAAATTAGCCGCTAAGCTATTTTGGTATTGCTTTGCAGTATTTAAGTCGTAATCGAATAGGCTCACTTTAAGCTTTACAGGTAATGTATTGTATTTGGCCTGTAAAAACCCGCCGTGCAGTGCATCACTGTGTAGATCAAAGCTATACCCAGCTTGTAAATCAAGCTGCTTTAATGGGTCACTGCTTTTAAT
The sequence above is drawn from the Pseudoalteromonas espejiana DSM 9414 genome and encodes:
- a CDS encoding PhzF family phenazine biosynthesis protein, yielding MKLTIHQIDAFTSSLFKGNYAAVIPLESWLSDELMLNIGAENNVSETAFTCLQADGSYAIRWFSPLMEIDFCGHATLAAAYVLCEEHNVSQVRFIADAVGELIVNKNSDGSFAMTFPKQAPSEVNEVPKALINGLSIQPVKVLKNRQAYFAIYENAQQIHELTTDSALLKTLYPLDVVATASSAEYDIVSRYFWPASGGEEDFVTGSIHTGLAPYWAQQLGKNNLNAYQASSRGGFIQCEVGDTTVTLIGHAVRYLKGTIYI
- a CDS encoding PQ-loop repeat-containing protein; the encoded protein is MAHYLPILSAFILVFSFLPLLSKIRKNRSVSGLSLLMMTFGLAQSLYFIAYNLYFERYFIALPFFVTGALSGLILYYFARYNAAKRERVQLVAMLVFSLLPFSLLLNTTLDTAVVLNALTYVGLVMSSVRVMPQTYKTLRSGNISNLSARYFSLQFIAGSCGLFVELSSALPSTSHILMFVMLLLTNAVQFACMQYYKMRPVMA
- a CDS encoding PepSY-associated TM helix domain-containing protein; this translates as MRKTLFKIHSWVALIALIPLFVISITGSVLVFKSEIDGLLMPDSHFVVKEQAKRLPIDTLIAKTQTTYPEYVVGSWEIFNNDTADRVYLIKRGTEDWYKFHLDQYTGDILSEPVGTSHYFTDWFLDLHYTFLLNDLKNLPGQTGTVLGFFFAVFFLVLGITGLIIYRKFWQRLFSVRWRATLQIVLSDIHKMTGVIGSPIIIILAITGGYFNGAVWYHEVIEHAEEEHFVLTKNLYNEEISFQHVLDDSQKQIPTFNGTFLVMPLEPDENITLFGEVDTSNPLASEYANTVTYNKLTGEHMANWDIREVGVGWQVIDSFRKLHFGYFAGLISKILWCVIGLSPVWLGGTGFYLWFTRRKRKKQSQKNRLSKHRTVSA
- a CDS encoding tetratricopeptide repeat protein; translation: MKYLVFTLSLFLTACNSTPPAVPIKKVQLTQVINHSLFKHVATPSEHSIFELPKPEKEKFLAYAHTRLNEVRADEIIFNYLENQLTNFKYHGDTLTSKQAIERSQGNCISLAILTQSYATLLGLDTSFQEMTSEPVYAKEGNLVYIANHFRTKVYAPEQETDDNYLVFIRPGTLIDYFPTRGSFYAGSATYNDLLAKFYSNLAAAALAKNKLNTAYSLIVQANSFTPNDPELFNITGILHRRAGDLKGAQLIYQTALNRSDISINLINNYRLLAKELGDTALEKQLTSQLINEEKDPYELLVIAKNNLQEGKVTQAKNHLESAIAKAPYISELYLELAKIRYQQGKTKQTQTLLEKAIQYERSSEKLNVYQARLATLEVNR
- a CDS encoding DUF6445 family protein; this encodes MSFKHLKVPEGIALPSVPSNSPELRYEKPELGSNYWVADDFFKYEEAMAIRSSCLEREVWKYGKPYTKELWPGMRTPNALNHKQLKKIEKYVKSVIKKNKLWVADSNKVVVDTNTAILVGAEEGASRPHVDNRYLCRYAAVLYLTPNPIASAGTSFYRLKYANEAAGGNVVDPPFANLVDALNVTSLPYSAWYKDLDIENRFNRLIVFKGNIVHSASEYFGSDLDSKRLAITFFWMCED